One segment of Nocardia farcinica DNA contains the following:
- a CDS encoding aminodeoxychorismate/anthranilate synthase component II yields the protein MRVLVVDNYDSFVFNLVQYLGQLGTDAVVWRNDDQHLADPDAVAADFDGILISPGPGTPDRAGASIDLVRACARTATPLLGVCLGHQAIGEAFGATVTRAPELLHGKTSSVFHAGAGVLAGLPDPFTATRYHSLTVLEDTLPAEIEVLGRTESGIVMAMRHRELPIHGVQFHPESVLTQGGHRMLANWLGVCGSRPPEGLVEMLESEVAALVPQ from the coding sequence ATGCGTGTTCTGGTCGTCGACAACTACGACAGCTTCGTGTTCAACCTGGTGCAGTACCTGGGCCAGCTCGGCACCGACGCGGTCGTCTGGCGCAACGACGATCAGCACCTCGCCGACCCGGACGCCGTGGCCGCCGATTTCGACGGCATCCTGATCAGCCCCGGCCCCGGCACCCCGGATCGCGCGGGCGCCAGCATCGATCTGGTGCGTGCCTGTGCGCGGACGGCGACCCCGCTGCTCGGCGTGTGCCTGGGCCACCAGGCCATCGGCGAGGCGTTCGGCGCCACGGTCACCCGCGCTCCCGAACTGCTGCACGGCAAGACCAGCTCGGTGTTCCACGCCGGGGCGGGTGTCCTGGCCGGCCTGCCCGATCCGTTCACCGCGACCCGCTACCACTCGCTGACCGTGCTCGAAGACACCCTGCCCGCGGAGATCGAGGTGCTCGGCCGCACCGAATCCGGCATCGTCATGGCCATGCGGCACCGCGAGCTGCCGATCCACGGCGTGCAGTTCCATCCGGAGTCGGTGCTCACCCAGGGCGGGCACCGGATGCTGGCGAACTGGCTCGGGGTGTGCGGTTCGCGTCCGCCGGAGGGCCTGGTCGAGATGCTCGAGTCGGAGGTCGCCGCGCTGGTGCCGCAGTGA